From Microbacterium rhizosphaerae:
GACCACGCGCCAGCCGACGCGCGAATCCCACGTGCGGACGGTAGTACCCAACGCGGACCCAGCCGCATTGACAAGGACGTCCTGAATTCCCCGTCCATCGATGATCCAGCCGAACGTCCACACCAGGTCGCTCTCGGACCATGTCTGAGCAGTCTCGCTGTAGACGGCGTTGCGAACCTCCCACTCGCCGACGAATCTCCCGAACAGGGCAAGTTCGGACGCGAACTCCGGTGCTGGCCCATCGGCGACAAGGCTCTGCTGCATGCTCACGCGCACAATCTACTGACCTACCCGACAGCGCGGATGCCGGTCCCTTGACGGGCAATATCACGTGGTGGCGGGTGTTCGTGTGTGCAGTGCGAGGCGCACATAGGGGAGGTGCTCGCGTGCGATGACGACGGTTGTGACGAGGTCGGGTCGAAGTTGGGCGCCGGTCGCGTACACGAAGGGGTCGGTGTCGATCTCGACGGCCGGCACTTCTGCACCGTCGATCTCGAGTGTCGCGGCGTTGATAGACGACACGCCGACCTGCCATGGGCCACCCTCGGTGGGTGCCGGGCCCAGCCCCAGTTCGTTGCGGTAGTGGTTCATCAGGACGTTGTTGGTGTGATCGACGAGCTGCTGCTCGAGCGTGGTGAAGTCCGACGAGTCTCTGCTCCAGCTGGTGCGCACGGCTTCCCACAGGCGGGGGTAGCGCATGATCTCGAGGAACTCGAGTAGCCAGGCGGGGCGCGGCCACGGGGGGACGGTGTCGATGGTCGCCTGCTCATCCGGATCCAGGTGCTTCAGATTCACCGGGTCGTCACGATCGTCCGGGTTGCGCCACAGCCGGTACGTGAAACTCACCGCGAGCTGTGATCGGCCGGCCCCATCAGTCGCCTCCATGATGGCCGGCATGTGCAGGTCCTCGATGGTGGGTTGAGGGGCGAGGCCAATCAGCGGGAAGGGGAGGCCGGCAAGTTGCCGGGCGGATTCCCCACGCGGGTCCGGGGCATTCTCGGGGAGCACACCGGCGATACGCATGCCTCGAGCGTTCCGGATCGTGCCCTGTTGCGCAACGGCCCGTGCGCTCGCAAGGAAGCGCGGAACGGAGATGCACGCCGAGCGATGGACGGTGCTCGTGTGGGCCTAGCCTGCGCGATCGGCTCGGTCGAACACATGTAGTCCTACGTCGTCCCACGGAGTCCGATCGCGGGCCGGCGGTGCGGCGCGTGCGGGTACGTCGCGGTGCATCAAATCGTCGATTCGCAGGTCTTGTAGGGGCTCTATGCTCGCGCTATGAACAGCGCGCTCTCCGGCCTCCGGGTACTTGTCTTCTCCGCCATCATCATCGCGGTTATCTGCATCGTCCTGGGCGTCGCTCTCACAGTGGGGACGGCCAATAGCTACAATCCCAGCGCGTCGCTACTTGCGTACAGCTTCCTCGCCCTCGGCGGCGCCTTTATCCCGATCGCATTTATAGTGGGCGCGATCAGCCTGCACGCGCATGCCGTCACGGCGAAGCCAGCTGCCGCCAGGCTGGCACCTGCTCCTGCTCCCCGCGCCCAGACGCCGCCCGACCGGTAGCTCGAGAACCGCGGGATTCCGCGGATAGCATTCAGCGCAGAAGAAGCCGCTCTGGAGTGGGCGCGGCAAGACCTATCCTGAGGTCAACCAGCGATCGGGCCTGGCTGATCGCGCGACGGTTTCCCGTGCTTCCCCGATCCGCATTCAGCTGCGACGCTGCAGCTTCGAGAACGGCGAACCGCGCCCCATCCGGATCACACGGATATCTCCGGCGGTATGTCACGCGGGCGTGCCGATCTGTACGGAAGGATCGATGTTGTGGAGACCTTCAAGCGAACACCACTGCAGCTGTTCAATCTTCCGCAGCACTTCGTGATCCCGCTCTTTCAACGTCCGTACGTCTGGAGGGAGGAGGACCAGTGGGGACCGCTGTGGAATGACATCCGTCGTATCACCGAGTTGCGGATCGCGGAGCCTCGCTCGAACGCCACGCATTTCTTGGGGGCGGTTGTCATCCAGTCGCACGAGGCTCAGAGCTCCAGGATGACGACGTGGAACGTGATCGATGGCCAGCAGCGTCTGACGACGCTGCAGGTCCTCGCTGACGCCACTTGCGCCCTGCTTGCAGAGGGCGGCGACCTGAGGTTGTCCGGTCAACTGGACCGCCTCACCCACAATGACGAGAGCTTCGTCGAGGAAGGAGACACTCGACTGAAGGTCCGCCATCTCAACAAGGACCGGGCCGCGTTCGACGAGGTGATGTCTGCTGAGCCGCCCGTAGATCATGCCGACCTTGCCCATTCGGAGTCTCAGATCGTCTCCGCGCACGCCTACTTCTCCACCGTCGTGCAGCAGTGGCTCGGCGCGGTTGGATCGGATGACTATGCCGTGAAGGCCAAGGAACTTACGACCGTCCTTCTCGACGGACTCCAGCTGGTGTCCATCGAGCTGGAGGCCTCGGAGAACTCGCAGGAGATCTTTGAGACTCTCAACGCGCGCGGGACACCGCTCACCGCCGCCGATCTGGTGCGCAACTTCGTGTTCCAGCGTCTTGAAGCCGAAGGCGGCGACACGGCAAGGGCGTATCGAGACGATTGGCCGTTCGAGACGAAGTTCTGGATGCGGGAGGTCAGCGTGGGACGCAGCCTCGTCAGCCGCAGCTCGCTGTTCCTCAACCAGTGGCTCATCGCTCGGACGGGCGAGGAAGTCAGCCCGCAGGCGACGTTCAACCGTTTCAAGTCGTACGTCGAACTCGAGTCTGGTCATCTGATGGCCGATCTGCTACCGGTCATCAAGCAGCAAGCACAGCAGTACGAGTGCTGGACCGAAGCTGCCAACCGGCCGGGTGGAAGCCTGGACAGCACGGAGATGGCCGTCTACCGGATGCAGGCGGGTGGGGTAGAGGTCCTCAAGCCGCTGCTGATCTGGTTGCACGAGCCGGGCAGAGGAGTGGCTCCCGATTCCATTGACCGGATCATCCAAGCGGCGGAAAGCTGGGTCGTTCGTCGTCAGTTTCTGCGCCTGTCAGGTAGCGATCTCGGTCGCATCGTCGCGGACGTCATCGCTGCGAACTCGACGGTACCTGCCAGCGATCTTGCGGAGCGCGTCGCCGGTCACCTTGCACGCCTCAACGTCACGAGCACGTACTGGCCTGGCGACGAGGAAATCCGACGGACGTTGGCGACCGAGGCGGCCTATACCCGGTTCCCTCGAGGCCGGCTTCGGATGTTTCTTGAGGCTGCCGAGGACCACTTCCGCGCTGAGACGGGCCAGCCGCAGATCGAGCGCAAGGGCTACCCGATCGAGCATCTCCTGCCCCGAACGTGGAGAGACACCTGGCCCGTTGCGACGCCGGAAGAGGCCGACGCACGGCAGGAACGCGTGAACCGCCTGGGCAACCTGACGCTCCTGACTCGTTCACTGAACTCCAAAATCTCGAACGGCGCGTGGCCCGCCAAGCGATCTGCTTTGCAGGACCACAACACGATCACCCTCACGGGCCGGGTCATCAAGCGAACGGAGCAGCATGCGTGGGATGAGGCGCTGATTGACGAGCGGACCTCGGAGTTGATCGACGTCCTGCTCCGGGTCTGGCCGGTTCCGGAGGGGCACCACGGCAAGGTCGTCGACCCGCAGACCAAGGCCGGCGATTGGGTCGAACTCAAGCACCTGATCGAAGCCGGTCTCCTCGCAGGAGGAGACAAGCTCGTGGCAACCCATCGCGACTTCAAGGGCATGGAGGCCACTGTGACCGCTGACGGGGCGATCGATCTGAACGGCAAGCGATACACGTCGCCGTCAGCAGCTGGTCTCGCCCTCCGAAAGCGCGCGACGAACGGATGGTACTTCTGGGCAGTGGCAGACGGGCGCAGGCTACGAGACGTCCGCACCGAGTTCCAGAACTCCATGCCCCCCGACGAGGAGCTCCAGTTCCCGGTCGAGTAGCCCTACGAAAGAGGCACAAGCCGCGCCCGGATCCGACCCCGCCACCGATAAGTCGTGCACGGATGCTCAACCGGGGCCATTGCCCGACAAGGTCAGTAGCGAGCGCCCCTTGAGGAGCACGCTGTCGATCCCTTTGCGTGCAGGGCACGTAGGAGGGGCCAGGTCGCGCACCGGCTGGCGCCGGGAGTCGATGACGCCGGCCGGACGCGGCGGTTCAGTTCTTGAGGATCGCAAGGATCCGACGCGCGGTCTTTGCTGTCGTGTGGAACATCGCGAGGACCATGAGCACTGGCGCGGCAATGCGCTCATGAATCCGGCGGGTGCCGATTACGCCGCTCTTGCGGACTAGTGGTGCGGATACCTCGAGCAGCTTGAGCATTCGACGTTCGTACCCCGGGGCGAAGGCCAGCGCGATCGCCAATAGGAAGACCAGGCGTGAAAGGAAAGCGGCGACCAGGATGATCGCCATGACGGGCAGAATGTCGTGAAGGTAGCTGAACAGAATGTCCATGAGGCACGTCTCCAGAAGCGCCTGCCTGTCGGCGCTTCTCAGGACGGCTCTCATGGAGCTCTGGGATTGTCAGGTCAGCCGGCATGCAACATGCGAACTGGAGCTTCGTTGGGATCTGAAGTCGATCCGTTGGGCTCGTCACAGGCGACGAACAGGTCTGCTCGAGAGGTTATAACAGCCCTGGGTGATGACTATTCCCAGCAGCGTCACTCGGTCGCGAACAGGGCTCAGCTTGAGTGCTTGAGCGCAGCGATGTTCGCGGCGCGGTACGCCTCGCGATCCCCTTTACGGGCAGTGCTCGAAAGCCGAACTGTCGCGTGCATCGATCTGCCCCTCGTGGTCGGGGACTCGCTCCCGCTGAAGTAGATGTAGACATCTGACGATGTTGCACGATCACTCACCAGCGGATGTGTTCACGACCCTGCTGGACCCCCTGAACCCCAGCGGTTGCGACGTTGAGTAGAAACCACCACGCCGAAAGCGTTCCGAGTTTGAGCGCCGCCGACGCTCAGAGCCTCGTGACCAATCGGCCGTGACGTGCACGGGTCGTCACCGTCCGAACTGAGACCCTGATGCGAGCGCCGCCGCCACCCAAGTGACGACGGAGGAAGATGTCGACGTGGACATGCGGGAGTTTGACGTCCCTCTCGATAAGACGACACGCCTGAGACTGAGGAGCGGTCTCCTCGGACTGGCGGGGGCAGCCGAATCGATGGTGAAGCGTGGGGTGCGAGTGAAGACCTACGACACTTCGGTCGGTCGACTCGACGTGTCCTTTGTCGCCGACCAATCCCTGCTGCTCAGCCTTCTGTCGGCTGCCGACCACCTACGCGCTCTCGGAAAGCTCATCGTTGAGCCACGGGTCACGGTGACGCTCAGTTCGGCGTCGCGAGGCGCTATTGAGTCGCTGGCGCGCGGTCATTGGATAGCGAGCGGTGTCGACGGCACTGACGTGTCTGCCCGGGCGCTGACGCTGCTTCGAAGAGATGCTGTAGCTTCCAGGACCGCCAACTCGTTGCCGACGTACCAGGACCCCGGTTCCGCAGCGGAGCTCTCCGCCGACAAGTACCTCGCGCTGCTCGACTCCGCACTCGAGGCCGTCGGCGGCGTGATCCGTGACGCGCCACGGGCGACAGACCTATCCACGCGGCTCCTTGAAGCAGCGTTTCCGAACATGCCGGGCAGGCAGAAGTACGCGGAGCTGTCTGCGATCGCACACGGCGGCGGCGCGACCGTTGGCCTGTATGCGACAGGAGTGGGAACACTGCGCCTACCGCAATTGGCGGCACTGAATGTCATCGGCCCCGCGATCGGGTGCGCCGACGAAGGGGTGCCGACTATAGCGGCAGCGCCAGTCTCACTATTTCGCAACGACGCCATTCGGGAGATCTGGCAACCTGCAGTCCGGCGGATCGCTCCTTTGGTAGACGACCTTCGAGGCCGAGACCTTCCGGGTCAACCACCGCCGTTGCGAAGTCAGTGACCCATCCTTGGGTTCTTGCTGTGGTCGCAACACTTAGCGGGTGGAGAGTGTTGTGGCGGAGTTGGCGTTGCGGTTTCGGTTGGATCTGGTCCAGCGGGCGTGGGAGGGTTTCAGGCCGGGTGGTTCGCGAGTGAGGTCGGCGAGCGGATCGGTGTGAACCGGACGACCGCGAAACGGATGCTCGTCGCCGCCGGCGGCGTCAGACCCCGACGGGGCCGGAACCTGCAGGGCCGATATCTGTCCTTCGCCGAACGGGAAGAGATCGCGGTCGGCGTCGCCGCCGGCGAATCAGTGCGGTCGATCGCGCGGCGGATCGGGCGGGCGCCGTCGACGGTGTCGCGGGAGCTGTCCCGGAACGCGACGCGTGGCCGGTATCGGGCGTCGGTGGCGCAGATGTCCGCGTTCGAGCGGGCGAGCAGGCCCAAGCCGGCGAAGCTGGCGACCAATCTGCGGCTGCGTGCCAGGGTGGAAGCGGACTTGGCCAAGCGCCGATCACCGGAGCAGATCGCCGGTCGCCTGCGCCGAGAGTTCCCCGATGACCCGGAGATGCGCGTGAGCACGGAGACGATCTACCAATCGCTCTACGTGCAGTCCCGCGGCGCCCTGAAGCAGGAACTGACCCGGTATCTGCGCAGCGGGCGCGCACTGCGCCACCCCAGCCGGAAGGTGGGGCAGCGTAAGAACCGGATCCCGAACATGGTCAACATCTCGCAGCGCCCGCCGGAGGCCAGCGACCGGGCCGTTCCGGGGAGTTGGGAGGGGGATCTGATCATCGGCGCCGGGAACCTGTCCGCGATCGGCACCCTGGTGGAACGGCACTCGAACTTCACGATGCTCGTCCCGCTTCCTGAGGGCTACAAACCCGATCAGGTCGCTCCGGCGCTGACCCGGAAGATCCAGCAGCTCCCGTTGCAGCTGCGCGGCACGTTGACCTGGGACCAAGGACCGGAGATGCGCGACTGGGAGCAGGTCCGCATCGACACCGGCATCGAGGTCTTCTTCTGCGACCCGCACTCGCCCTGGCAGCGCGGCATCAACGAGAACACCAACGGGCTGCTTCGGCAGTACTTTCCGAAGGGCACCCGCCTCGACGGGTTCACCGAGGGCGAGCTGGACGCCGTCGCCTACCAACTCAACGACCGACCCCGCAAACGTCTCGACTACCAGACCCCGAATGAGATCATCAGATCCGTCCTGTTGCGATGACCGCCTGAATCCGCCGGTCCTCCAACGAGCGGAATCTAACCCACGACGAGCGGGCGGCGACCAGGGCCGTCGCGCTTCAAAGAGGATCCCTAATACGAGAGTAGAACGTTGGTTTTCAGACTGCTGGAGTGACGGTGACGTTGTAGCCGAGGTCGCGGAGTTGTCGAATGGCCTTGTTCTTGACCCTGCCGGGGTCGCTGCGGACGTAGAAGTCGGCGCCGAAGTCGGTGTGTCCCTCACCGTTTCGGAGCATGTGCCAGACGGCGACGAGGAGGGTGTGCTCGATCGCGACGACCGCTTTGAGTGGGCCGCAGCGAGATCACGCGTGAGACATGGTCGAACGGACGTCGGGCCACCTCTCAGGTGCGCGCGGTACTGTGGTCGAGATAGGCGAACTTCTCATTCGTCTCGCCCCGGCTGTGTGGTAACGGTCGGGGCTTCTTCTTTGTGTGGATGCGTCTAGGCGTCCGCGCAACCTCATGGCACCGTCGCGCGACGCGGCCTGTCTTGCCCGAAGAGCGCCCCTTTGCGGGGGTGCCTGGTGTGCAGCGGTCGGCAGGAGCCGTTGGCGGTCGGCGTTCTCGTGCCAGTCCATTGCGAGGCGTGCGCAACTTACGGATGTATGCCGGCCCTGCTGCGTCATGAGTGCTGCCGCCGGATCTCCCGTCCCGGCATGGGTTCCGCCAGTGTGATTCGCGCGTCGGGCGCGCCGAACGGGTCCGCGAAGTACTGCGTCTCGTGAGAGACCCGTCCGTCGGCGAACTCCATGATCGACACCGAGAAGCTCGGTGCTCCGTCATAGCTGATGATGCATTCGCTCACCCACAGCGACCCCTCGCCCTGGATGCGCAGGACAGTGAAGTGGCGCTCGGCCATGGCCGCCACGCTGTGCCGCGATCGTCGTGCGCCCATGGAAGCGCTCACCGGACTGCGGATAGTCGAGCACTGCATCGTCGGCGTAGATCGCGTGTTCGGTCGTGACGTCGCCGACGTCCGATGCGTGCCAGTGTTCTTGGATAGCTTGCCTGATCGAGTTCATCGCGTTGTTCTCTCCCGATGAAAGCCGTCGCGTCCGGGGGCCAGGGTACGCCCGCAGAGCTGCTCGTGGCGGTGACGATCGGGAACACTCCGCCATCAGGGATTGAGCACGTCGATAGGCCGGTCGCGGGCCGTGCAGTGCAGTGAGCGGTACTTCTCAGGGCACTTGTACGGACAGCGCATGTCGTGCGTGGCGGCGGCCGCGGCCCAATCACCTCGATGGGTGGTTGACGATGTATCGCATCTGGCACGCGAACTCTCTTCTCTTGCGGAGCCCTTGTCCGCACGGCGGGCCGCAGACGGGCGAGACAACGGCACGGATCAATTGTTTCTGCGGTCTTGACGAAGGAGCAACGCCATGTCCACACCACCCACGATCTCGGAAGGCTCCACCGGCGCCAACGTGCGTTGGGCGCAGTACCTACTCGTGCGGCGCACGCTCAGCTACAACCAGATCGACGGCAACTTCGGGCCGGTCACGAAGACCGCGGTCGAGGAGTTCCAGGGGTACAGCGGCCTGACGGTCGACGGCATCGTCGGACCGCTGACCTGGGCGGCCCTCGGTGGAGACGGACCCGAACCCCCCACCCTGCAGCAGGGCTCGGTGGGCACCGTGGTCGGCCGGTTGCAGACCGCACTGAACGAGGGGCGGGGTGGCTTTGCCCCAGCCAGCAACCCGGTACTCGTCGTCGATGACCACTTCGGGCCAATCACCGCTCAAGCCGTGCGCGGTGCGCAGACGTCGGGCGGGATCACGGCCGACGGCATCGTCGGGCTGCAGACCTGGGCGCTGCCTGTCCATGCGGCAGGTCAAGTGCTCGCCGATCTGTGCGGCGTCCCCGGACCGGGCGGATCGTGACAGGGAGCCGTCGAGAGAGGTCAACTGGGCTCACCGAGAAAGTTCGCAACCGATAGCGGCAGCACGCTGCAGCTCCTCACGTCGAGGTCGGGGAGGCTGGGGCATGACCAATCGTTCCGGGAATCCGAGGCATGACCAAGGTATCCAGGAAACCTGGGCGGGCTCCGTCACCTCCGGACGAACAGCGAACCAGACACTGCAGTAGCGGGTCGTCGACCGTGCACTGGACCGGGCGCGCGGCTCATCCTGATTGTCACCAAGCTGCAACCACACATTCCCTCTCGGCCGGCCACGTGAGCGCCGCGCGACTACTCCGGTGCGATGCGAACTCCCGAGGAGAGCTAGCCTCCTGCCCTGTGGATGTGCAGCACGTTATGTTGTCACCGTGCACCGGAATGGGTACTTTCCACAGGAGGGCTTGTGTACGAGGACGTTCGTTGGGCCGCTCGACTAGCGGACGTGGCCGAGGTCGGCTTCGCCGGAAGCCCGGGAATCGACCGATCCAAGCTGAAGTACCACGCCCTGCGACCCAGTACGCAGTACCGCTCGCTCTGGTGGGAGACGCCGGACGGGGCGACAACCCAGGCTCCAGCCGCCGCCCATCGCGCTGAGCGTGACGTAAGCCCCGCGACTCTCATCCGAAGAACATGGGAGTCGCTCGAACTCCCGGGCACAGCCGCCGACTGGCATTTCACGCTGCTGGACGCGACCAGTCAGCTCTGGCGGTTGCGCACCCGCCAGCCCGAGCACTTGGCGATATGCGAGCAGTTCTGCCGAATCGATATCAACTTGGTCCGGGTCCGCCCTGAGCCTTTCTGGCTCGGCGACTCCGCCGCTAAGGGATTCGTAAGTATTCCGACGTTCGACATCCTGATCAAGATTCTTCGCGCCGTCGACGAACTGGATGAGGCCCTTGATTACGCGCGACTCGGTGTCCCGTTCGGACAGGGAACCGAACGGGAAGTCGAGGAGCTTGAAGTCGCGCTCGGGGCAGGCGTGTGAATCTCCCATTCGATGAGCTCCTGCCTGCTGACAGCTTCCTCGAGGCTGCGTTCCTGCGCTGGGTGTTGACGCCCGTCTGCTTACCGAGCGTGGTTCCCCTGGTCCGTCCGCAACACAGGGTCAGCACCGGTGAGCACGACTACCGCGTCGACTACGCACTCACGGGCCGGGACCTCATCGCGATCGAACTGGACGGCTACGCTTTTCACTCCGATCGCGGCGCATTCACGTACGATCGGCTCCGCCAAAACGACCTGACGACCGTTGGTGCGCGCGTGTTGCGCTTCTCTTACGACGCAATCCGGACTCGTACCGCCTACTGTGCCGAGCAGACAGCCGCGCTACTGCGGACCGACCCTGTCCTCGCCCTGCACGTGCGAAGCTCTATCCACGCCGTTCCGGCCGAGATGCCCGCAGATCCCGCATACGCGCTCGCGCGGGCCAAGCCCTCAACGCCCGACGAACTTCCACTGAACGCGAGCTCCTTCGACCGAGTCCGAACCCGACTTGACCGACGTGTGCTGAGAACCTGCCAGCAGGAAGCGCTTGCCGCGCTCAGTTCGTACTATGCACCCGGCGGACAGAACGCTGCGTGCGTGATGAGCGTCGGCGCTGGCAAGACAGCGCTGGGTGTCGCCGCCACCCTCGCATTCACACGTCACCGCGCCCTGATCGTCACCCCCGGCACCGTCATCCGCGGCACGTTCGACGCCGCACTGGCTGCCACCAAGTCCCGCAGCGTCCTCTATAACTTGCCGTCCGGCCCCCTCCTGCCCGGCGCGAAGGCCCCGAACGTACTCGTTCTCGACAGCAACGACGGTGCGATCTCGAACGTCG
This genomic window contains:
- a CDS encoding GmrSD restriction endonuclease domain-containing protein — encoded protein: METFKRTPLQLFNLPQHFVIPLFQRPYVWREEDQWGPLWNDIRRITELRIAEPRSNATHFLGAVVIQSHEAQSSRMTTWNVIDGQQRLTTLQVLADATCALLAEGGDLRLSGQLDRLTHNDESFVEEGDTRLKVRHLNKDRAAFDEVMSAEPPVDHADLAHSESQIVSAHAYFSTVVQQWLGAVGSDDYAVKAKELTTVLLDGLQLVSIELEASENSQEIFETLNARGTPLTAADLVRNFVFQRLEAEGGDTARAYRDDWPFETKFWMREVSVGRSLVSRSSLFLNQWLIARTGEEVSPQATFNRFKSYVELESGHLMADLLPVIKQQAQQYECWTEAANRPGGSLDSTEMAVYRMQAGGVEVLKPLLIWLHEPGRGVAPDSIDRIIQAAESWVVRRQFLRLSGSDLGRIVADVIAANSTVPASDLAERVAGHLARLNVTSTYWPGDEEIRRTLATEAAYTRFPRGRLRMFLEAAEDHFRAETGQPQIERKGYPIEHLLPRTWRDTWPVATPEEADARQERVNRLGNLTLLTRSLNSKISNGAWPAKRSALQDHNTITLTGRVIKRTEQHAWDEALIDERTSELIDVLLRVWPVPEGHHGKVVDPQTKAGDWVELKHLIEAGLLAGGDKLVATHRDFKGMEATVTADGAIDLNGKRYTSPSAAGLALRKRATNGWYFWAVADGRRLRDVRTEFQNSMPPDEELQFPVE
- a CDS encoding nuclear transport factor 2 family protein produces the protein MAECSRSSPPRAALRAYPGPRTRRLSSGENNAMNSIRQAIQEHWHASDVGDVTTEHAIYADDAVLDYPQSGERFHGRTTIAAQRGGHGRAPLHCPAHPGRGVAVGERMHHQL
- a CDS encoding peptidoglycan-binding domain-containing protein; its protein translation is MSTPPTISEGSTGANVRWAQYLLVRRTLSYNQIDGNFGPVTKTAVEEFQGYSGLTVDGIVGPLTWAALGGDGPEPPTLQQGSVGTVVGRLQTALNEGRGGFAPASNPVLVVDDHFGPITAQAVRGAQTSGGITADGIVGLQTWALPVHAAGQVLADLCGVPGPGGS